The DNA segment TGAGTCTTTCAGTCAGACAGCATTTCGGACacaaaaaaagcaattttataTACTGTTAGGCTTATCCAGTCAAATTCCTTAaaaaatttctgtaaatgaacttAACCCCCTTTGTTAAATGACATTTAGAGGCAAAATGCCCGCTGTCACCTTCTTTTCtaaagtgacaaaaaaaaaagacatgcgTTCAGTTAGACAATTGAAAAATATCCAGATTTAACAGAAAACACTGTAATGCTTTATTTAGACAtaaattttatgattgtaaacattacttaTTAATCCAATCAGCTTATGACGCATTGACTATCACAGGCTTCCCTACAGTTTTTAACCAATCAAAAGCCGCGTTTCAATTCCAACCTCTGACAGCTCCCAGCAGCGATTATCTCCCCTTGCGCTGCATTAATCGCTGCCGTCACAAAAAGCACATGAACATGAAAACTAAATGACCgttgaaaagaaattcaattaatattattttcgactttattttttcattttatcgcACACAATAGCATTAAATCGCTTGAAATAAACTAAAATactaatattaaataatgaaataaacgaTTTGTCAAAATCTCGATGAAGGCAGAGGTCACTAACATTacctttcatcatttgttttaaggtataggtccatgtttcagagaaaaaagttcgaacgtcatcaaatcatagaaagaaagcattgttttacttgaaaatttaacagcgtataaaacatttatattattctacaaaaccatttttaatttactgatatatgtattgaattccggaaagggactgcatgaaggggccacacttctggacagttcagcgccttcaaaaactcaccattttttaaaagctgttacacgtcttcgttttgatgcatttgcaacatcgtgcgagtgtttaaactttacataactaggttaaacatcgtttttgacaattgtttacatttatttctttgcatatggcattcttatttaaagggggacaactcataaagaatattttaagtatccaactctgtgggacagaacagtaaaacatgtattggacagataagttgtgtgccaagatgctgttcattcgttaaaaatatctgttgttttgtgatatactgctaaaccttaaataaATCTTTTGCTTTTCCTGTAAACAAAATAGTTATTTCCTTCTTTTCTGTAGCTATAATAGATTTCAATGACCAAGATGAAAGTTTGAAGACGTCTGGTTTTCTAAGTTTGTCGTGGACAGACGAATACCTGCAATGGGACCCTAGTAGTTACAACGGGGTAAATGTATTATTTCTGGTGAGTCATAAATCTTTTTACATGATGATGCTTTTCTTTAACAGTACAGTACAATTTCTCTTGAGCGCACACCATTGAGAAGACCAAGCTGTTTCATGTACCCAGGTTGTTGctttagaaaaattgaaaaaaaagttatttaattagagggggaaaaaatttttttaagagtGATTTGCGATTAACGGTGTACATACAGATTTTAGCCATAGGTTGGGTGTTTGTTGGAAAGTTAAACTCGTTTGTGGCAAGTCCCAGGGTAAACCATAATGAAATTGACAATGACAGATGAACGAATATACGGGAGATGTACAGGTCTGTTTCTGAAATTATACATGGTGATTTGTGTCATAATATTTCGCATACCGCTATATGATATAGAGAAATGCTTACTAGGGGTAAATTTCAGACAACATGTTATTATACGTGTAATCTTTTACGCAGGGActtcgtggccgagtgattaaagTCGCTGactcgctgactttgaatcacttgcccctcaccggtgtgggttcgagcctcacccggggcgtCGAATTTTTTTATGATGAAGTCATCCAGCTGGACGGTCGGTAGTTCTGCCCAGGTGCCAgccaataatgaaataatgcacagaggggcacctggggtcttcttccaccatcaaagctggaaagtggcgTATGACAATACTGTTTGGAAAATTATATTTAGAACAATTACTAAACTGTACTTAATTGTATGTTTCAGCCTCAAGACGACATATGGCGACCTGGTGTGTCATTACGTAATCCGTACAAGTCATTTACCGGACTTGGATCAGCTTTTCTGAACTTAAGGGTCGATTCAAATGGCTTAGTAGAATGGTTTCCATTTCAggtaaattttctgtttttttatagATCTAATCTTATCATTACATTCTGGCGAACTGAATTTCAGCAATTAAAATACAGTTGAGCATACTTCAAGGGACACCTTCATGAAGAAGCGACTTGGCTTAACACTCAGTAagctaacttcccaaactgacatttttttttgtaattttcagcTTACCTTAAACAGCTAGACCGTGTTACTGTCTTGTCTGGCtgcttaataaaatatataagaagatccaGTAGAATCACAGAATGCAAccatgcaaaataatagcagactcggtttgacatTGAGTCCTTTCATGTTTGACTGTACGACAGTCTACAATAAAATGTCGTCTTTAACATAATATGGTTTGATTTGTTTCTGCGTAGTATTTGTTTGtaaggtttaacgtcacaccgacacaattataggtcatatggcgactttccaactttgatggtgaggaagaccccaggtgcccctccgtgcattatctcatcacgagcgggcacctgggtagaaccaccgaccttccgtaagctagctggatgacttcctcacatgaagaatttaacggcccgagagaggctcgaacccacatggaagaggggcaagtgatttgtagtcagcgaccttattcactcggccacggaggccccttgtttCTGCGTAAACAAAGTTGCTTATCTGGGGGAAACACTTAGAACACCTGacttaatttaaattttcaaaatttgcaatCTATCGGGTTTAATTGTGACAATAgaaataaaatagggttattataatattaGTTTGATCTGGAATGCTGTACTCGGCTTGAGTGAATTTTGCCAGGTCAGATGACACGAGGCGCGAAAGCGCCATGTTTGATCCgcccttgcaaaatccacgacagCTGAATGCAAAATCCAAAAGGTAGCTACTGTCATAATGACTCTTTTATTAAATACCTCCACCTTTTTTTGTCGTTTAgtttatagattttaaaatatatctgaGTGATGTTTTGTGTACGCTATTTAAAGAACTGCGTCAAGtcatgcatatcaaatgaaagtagtccggcaacatataatacaaaaggtacaatacggattttttctgcctgttcgtatttacttgtaaaatacaagccaTGTTTTTGTCAGAATTtacataggtatataataaaacacaatataaaaaaaatcggtAAAATTAGCTTGAAGCagtttaaaattgttaaataacaATTAACTACTTATGTTACAATCACAAAATGTAAACCTTTCCAACCTCTTTACACTACAGGTTTTCGAATCTACTTGTGACGTAGACATCACCTATTTCCCTTTTGACAGTCAAGAATGCGAACTGAAATTTATCGCCTGGAGTTATTCTCAGGTGGAGGTGGAATTAAACAAAGGCGCTAGGGGCGTTATCCTGGTGGAGTACTCTCCGAACGCTGTATGGAATATTGATTCCACATCAGCGCATGAAACAAACACTGGTGAATCATCTGTCACATTCACTATCAAACTGAAGAGAAAACCGGGATTTTACgtcataaatataattattccAGTTATTCTTCTTTCGGTTCTGAACATATTTGCTTTTGCGTTGCCTGTGACAACAGGCGAGAGGGCGTCATATGCAGTGACCGTCTTTTTGTCTCTGGCTGTCTTCCTGACGATCGTTTCAGAAGAACTCCCAACAAACTCAGACGTCATTTCTATTTTATCAGTATATCTGACGGCGATGATAACGCTCAGTACAGTAATTGTCTTAATTTGTATTTTAGAGTTACGTCTGGCCACACGCACTGTGGAGGAATATCCAATTAACAAACTTTTTATGGCTGTTTACAAGGTCTCTTTGTTCTTACAGTGTAGGAAGAGGAAAGATAAAATTAAACCTGCTAAAATGTCTGAAACAAATTCGAAAAAGAAACTAAAGAAAGAAGATGAGTTCAATCCAGACAGAAAGAAATTTCAAGTAACATGGATGAAAATTGTAAGCGCCATGGACTACCTGTTGTTTTGGATTTTTCTGTTGCTGACGTTCATACTGACACTTGTGTTATTTCTGATTTGTGCAAATAACTAATATATACAAATTCAATATTCATTCAGCTTTTACAACCATGGATCTTCACTCATGTACATAAACAAATTATCTTAGTACGTTGTGAATTACCTTGACAATTAAATGATAAGATTTATCTCCATGCTATAAGTTCGCAGTGCAAAcacacactgacacaattaagTTCAAAATCCCACTTCGAGTTTTATATTTGAGGGAGGATCCAAGGCGTGTCTTCAGAGTGCAGGATGACCCAGGGCGTGTCTCCCGAGAAGAGGAGGACCACAGACGTGCCTCCCGAGAGGAGGGGGACGATCCCAGGTGTGTCTCCAGCGTGAAGGAGAATTCTAGGCGTGTCTTCCAAGTGGAGGAGAACCCAGGTGTGCCTCCCGGATGGAGAAGGATCCCAAGTGTGTTTTCATATTGGCGTGTTTCCCGAGTTTAGGAGGACCTAGGACGTATCTCCTGCGTGGATACGGACCAAGGGCGTGTCCCGAAAAGAGGAGGAACCCAGTTGCAATTGTGTCTTTTGAGTGGAGGTAGACCCCGCGTGTGTCTCAATAGTAGAAAGACTCCCAGACGTGTCTCCTGAGTGGAGGAGGATCCAAGGCGTGCCTCCCGAGAGATGGAGGAGACAAGACGTGTCTCCAGAGTGGAGGAGAATCCAAGCTTGTTTCACGAGAGAAGTAGGAGCCCAGACGTGTCTCCAGAATGAAGGAGAATCCTAGGCGTGTCTCCCGAGAAGAGGAGGATCCCAGATGTGTATCCCGCGTGGAAGAGGATCCAGGGTTTAGACATTGTAGGTTCGAACTTACAAAGACGGAGACATTTAATACTACTTACGCATACGCACATATGCTAATTCGTCCTTTAGCATGTagtatttattgaaaatgtacaCAATTGCAGTATATATGTTTATAACAAtgttttagccagtgctttagcaactggctttAGCTTTAAATCACTTACCAAGTTTCAaactcgcgtcgtttgagttttccttctatttctatgtgaccgcatcacacaaatattctggacgtgtaagaAAACAGTcccacatttattttttataatcttggtattgtgtgagtgtgtgagcaactgaggactactgttttaaacaacaaaaacaagcagcaacggattctagaataattatgaactttatattcacattcggaatattcggaatcactccgctctagggttagggttagggttaggatttATGGTAAGGGTTAAGGGTTAATGTTAGCGTTGAAATTGGCCCCACTCTGGACATAGAGTTGTATTGGGAAAaccttcaaaaatcttcttgtcttgaaccacaatgcacagagttttgatatttagcatgtagcattgtctagtggacctttaccaacatttttcaaattatgaccgatctatgcacaatgaaatgttgattcttcaggtgcatcggttgaaatatcactcaattagcactggctatcagtcctttcagggctttgatttgtTTAACTACTTGTTTACAGTCTTTAGTAATTGTTTCAACAGATGTACGTTGAGTGGTATGCTCTAAATCGTTGCTCTTAAACAAACGTAGATCAATTACTTTCTTGTATCACAAAAAAACTTTAGGTAACAAATCAAACAGTATTGCAGAAAACTAGCTGGATCGTTAGCAACCGTTTATTAACCAAAACAACAATCAATTGTATAATCaagtattacatatatttacttttatCATTTGTCAATCACGGAATCGAAGTTCAAgaggaaaacaatatttaaactttgaatagattgataaatttacatttaGACATGTAGATATCAGTGGAATAGAAATGTTTCGTTCATACATTGTATATAACAAAGCCAAACTAAAGTTTCTGAGTGCGGGATACTCAACCCCACTCCTCCTTGGGAGGGATAGGTATTTAATGACAAGTGTCAGAAACTTAGAGGATCATTTTGGCATACCTGACGTAT comes from the Mercenaria mercenaria strain notata chromosome 9, MADL_Memer_1, whole genome shotgun sequence genome and includes:
- the LOC123548055 gene encoding neuronal acetylcholine receptor subunit beta-4-like, which gives rise to MTRSCATFILCFLTVFGIRKVRAQSGSDVQDVLTKLFTTDKYNKKIRPLVDQSNAVQIDVDFFLTSIIDFNDQDESLKTSGFLSLSWTDEYLQWDPSSYNGVNVLFLPQDDIWRPGVSLRNPYKSFTGLGSAFLNLRVDSNGLVEWFPFQVFESTCDVDITYFPFDSQECELKFIAWSYSQVEVELNKGARGVILVEYSPNAVWNIDSTSAHETNTGESSVTFTIKLKRKPGFYVINIIIPVILLSVLNIFAFALPVTTGERASYAVTVFLSLAVFLTIVSEELPTNSDVISILSVYLTAMITLSTVIVLICILELRLATRTVEEYPINKLFMAVYKVSLFLQCRKRKDKIKPAKMSETNSKKKLKKEDEFNPDRKKFQVTWMKIVSAMDYLLFWIFLLLTFILTLVLFLICANN